ATCAACTTCACCGCGCCGATCCGCCTGATCGGTGAAATGCTGCCTTTGCTGAAACGGCAACCGCAATCAACCGTGATCAATGTCAGTTCCGGCCTTGCGTTCGTACCCATGGCGGATATCCCGGTCTACTGCGCCACCAAGGCGGCCATGCACTCCTTCACACTCAGTTTGCGGCACCAGCTAAAAAGAACGGGTGTCAGGGTCGTGGAGATGGTCCCGCCCATCGTGGATACTGGCCTGGGTAGCGGAACCCGCAGCAAGGGCACAGCCAGTCGTCCCGCGATGTCCCCGGAAACGTTCGCTGCAGAAGCGCTCGTCCAGTTGGAAAACGACCATGACGAAATTTTAGTTGGTATGTCTGTCAATACACGTACCCAGGGCGAGGCGTTGTTCGAACGCATGAACAGCGCCTAACGGACGCCGTAAGAGACCTACTGTCAACGCCGTGCGAGTGACGCTTTTGCCCTGAGTCTTCGCACCACCGCTGGTCGTCCTGTGGTTCTCTGTGTTGCTTCGTACTTGTCAATGCTGCGCGGGTTCAACGAGCGTCAGACTGCATATCCGTAGTCGGTCTGGTTGAGTCGGTGCCGCCGACTCGGGTCAGATTTCCGCAGCGCTGGTCATGGTCATTTCTCTGATGTTTGCAGACGGATCACGCAACGTTGTGCAGCAGTGAAATATCCGCAACTTCGAGAAACATGCGGCGCAATTGCGCGAGCAGGCTCAGGCGATTGCGGCGTTTCGCCGCGTCGTGGACCATCACCATCACTCCCTCAAAAAACGCATCTACCGGCGCGCGCAAATCCGCCAGATGTTTGAGCACATCGACGTATGAACGTGTCGCGAGCAGCGGTTTTATCGCACTCGATGCCGCGGTGACGGCTGTATGCAAATCCGCTTCGGCACCGGCTTCAAGCTGCGCGGAATCGATAACGCCGATTTCGCTCGCATCGGCCTGGCGCAGGATATTGCCGATACGTTTGTTGGCGGCGGCGAGTGCTTGTGCTTCCGGCAGTTTGGCGAATTCGACGACGGCATGCATGCGCTGATCGAAGTCCGATAACGTGGCCGGTTCCACCGCGCGTACCGCTTCGAATACATCGCCGCTTATGCCCTGGTCGGCGTAATAACCACGCAAACGATCGAGGATGAAATCGAGAATTTCTGCGGCGAGTTCGGTGCGTCGTGCGCCCGCATCAAGTATCGCGGTTTTGCCATCCTTGCCACGCGGCAAACCAGCTTGCAATGCTGCTTCCGGCAGCAACGCAAATGCTTCGCTGAGCAGTCCGCGCAGATCCAGATCGAGCTTTGCTTCAATCAAGGTGCGCGCCAATCCGAGTGCGGCGCGACGCAGCGCAAACGGATCCTTGTTGCCGCTCGGCTTTTGCCCGACTGCGAAAATTCCAGCGAGAGTATCAACACGTTCGGCGACGGCAATCACCTGCGCAAGTTTGCCTTGCGCGATGTTGTCGCCAGCAAAACGCGGCGCATAAAATTCATCAAGCGCCTGCGCGACATCGGCATGTTCGGGCTTGGCGCCTTGGCTCGCGTAATAACGCCCCATCACGCCTTGCAGCTCGGGAAATTCGCCGACCATGCGTGTCATCAGATCGCATTTCGACAATGCTGCCGCGCGTGTTGCGAGCGCCGCGTCTACACCGACACGATTCGCGATCACGCGCGCGAGTTCGGCCACACGCATGCTCTTGTCCCAGACCGAACCCAGCGACTGCTGATACGTCACCGACTTCAAGGCTTCGAGCTGCGCTTCGAGCGGTTGTTTGCGGTCTTCGTCGTAGAAGAATTTCGCATCGGCAAAGCGCGGACGAATTACGCGTTCATAACCTTTGCGAATTTCCGCCGGATCTTTTGATTCGATATTTGCGACGCCGATGAAATGTTCGGTCAGTTTATTGTTTGCATCGAACACCGGAAAAAATTTCTGGTTGTTCTGCATCGTCGCGATCAATGCCTCGCTCGGCACGTCGAGAAATGCTTGATCGAACGTGCCATGAATCGCGACTGGCCATTCAACCAGATTCGAGACTTCAGCAGTCAATGCGACCGGTTCGACAAATGCCAGGCCCAACGCATTGATCGTTTGCTCGACCACCGATGCGACCTTATTGCGGCGATCAATCGGATTAGCGATGACCTTTTTTTCCAGCAATTTGGTTTGGTACAAATCGGCGGAAACCACATCGAATTTTTCCGGCGCCATGAAACGATGCCCGCGCGAAAAACGATCCGATTTGATGCCGAAGATTTCTGCATCGATCACCTGCTCGCCGTGCAGAATCACGAGCCAATGTACCGGCCGCACAAAGCTGAAATCGTGATCGCCCCAGCGCATCGCTTTCGGAATCGGCAGTGCTTTCAGGGCTTCGATCACGATCTCCTGCATCAATGCCGCGGTCGGCTGGCCAGGCTTCACCGCACGATGTACAAACCACGCACCCTTGTCGGTTTCGAGTTTCTGCAATTGCTCGACCGTGACACTACAACTTTGCGCAAAACCGATCAGCGCCTTGCTCGGCTGGCCACTCGCATCGAGGGCGGCGTTCATGGCTGGGCCGCGGCGTTCCGAAGTTTGTTCGGGCTGTTCCGTCGCCACATGCGGCACCAGCACGGCAAGTCGGCGCGGCGTCGCAAAAAGCTTTGCATTGCTCGTATCGGCAGAGATGCCGCGCTTGGTCAGGCCATCGACAATGCCAGCGACAAAGGCTGCGGCAAGATCATCCAAAGCTTTCGGCGGCAGTTCTTCGGTGCCGATTTCGATCAATAAAGATTTGAGTTCAGACATGCGCCTGCTCCTTGCCGTTCGCAGCAGGTTTCTTCAATCCCGGAAAGCCGAGTTTTTCGCGTTGCGCGTAATACGCTTCGGCCACGGCGCGTGACAACGTGCGCACACGCAGAATGTAGCGCTGGCGTTCGGTCACGGAAATCGCGCGGCGCGCATCGAGCAGATTAAAGGCGTGGCTGGCTTTGCAAACCTGCTCGTAAGCGGGCAATGGCAAACCGGCCTCGACAAGTTTTTTTGCCTCGCTTTCACAGGTATCGAACCAGCCGAACAATGCCGCCACATTCGCGTGTTCGAAATTGTAGGTGCTCTGTTCCACTTCGTTCTGATGGAATACATCGCCGTAAGTTACCGGCCCATGTGGTGCGGTTGTCCAGACGATGTCGTAGATGCTGTCGACGTTCTGCAGATACATCACGAGGCGTTCGAGGCCGTAGGTGATTTCGCCGAGCACCGGTTTGCATTCGAGGCCACCGGCCTGCTGGAAATACGTGAACTGCGTGACTTCCATGCCGTTGAGCCAGACTTCCCAGCCGAGTCCCCACGCGCCCAAGGTCGGTGATTCCCAGTTGTCCTCGACGAAACGCAAATCGTGCACGAGCGGATCGATGCCGAGCGCTTTCAGCGAATCGATATACAACTCCAGAATATTGTCCGGGTTCGGTTTCAGCGCCACCTGGTACTGGTAATAATGCTGCAGGCGATTTGGATTTTCGCCATAACGACCATCGGTCGGTCGGCGGCACGGCTGCACGTACGCGGCGCGCCACGGCTCCGGCCCGAGCGCGCGCAAGAACGTGGCGGGATGAAACGTACCCGCGCCGACTTCGGTATCGAACGGCTGGATCAGCACACAGCCTTGCTCGCCCCAGTAGCGGTTGAGAGTCTGGATTACATCTTGAAAAGTCAGGCCGGACATAAGCTCATTAATGATCGTGGCGTAAAGCGCGTTAGTATAACGGGGCCGGGCAATACACGCCTTCACGGAGCCAGCATGGCCACATTACCGCAAGCTACCGTTCTGTCCGCCGCCGATACGCTGGCGCCCGGCATCGGTTTGCATCGACGCCTGGAACTGGAACCGGTGCTGGCCACGCTGATCGTCGATGGCCTGATCGTGGCCGAAGATGCCAAGCGCGTGCGCGCCGATGTGCGTACTCAGCGCGGTCGGCTCGAACTGCATCCGCTGGTGTTGATCGCCAATCTCAAACTCGCGAATGCGCGTCAGCCGGGCAAGCCGCTGAGTCTGGAGACGCTTACGCAATGGCTGGCCGAGAAGGCCGGTTTGCCGTATCTGAAAATCGATCCGATGAAGATCGATGCTGCCGTGGTCACGCAAGTGGTGTCGCAGGCGTACGCCAATCGTTATCGCATCCTGCCGGTGGCGGTGACCGAGTTGCAGGTGGTGTTTGCCACCGCCGAACCGTTCGACATGCGCTGGCTCAGCGATCTCGGCCACATCCTGCGCCGCGATGTGCAGCGCGTGGTCGCGAGCCCGATCGACATCAATCGTTACCTCACCGAATTCTACGGTGTGCAGCGCTCGATCCAGCGCGCGCGCGATGCCAAGAGCAATAGCGATGTGCCCGATGGTCGTGGCATCCTGAATTTCGAGCAGCTGGTTGAGCTCGGCAAATCCGGCGAAGTCGGTGCCGACGATCGTCATGTCGTGCACATCGTCGACTGGCTGCTGCAATACGCGTTCGAACAGCGCGCGTCGGATATCCATTTGGAGCCACGCCGCGATACCAGCCAGATTCGTTTCCGCATCGATGGCGTGATGCACAAGGTGTTCGAGTTGCCGACGCCGGTGATGGTGGCGGTGACCTCGCGCATCAAGATTCTCGGGCGCATGGACGTCGCCGAAAAACGCCGGCCGCAGGATGGTCGTATCAAGACGCGCTCCGTTGGCGGGCGCGAAGTCGAGTTGCGTCTGTCGAGCATGCCGACCGCGTTCGGCGAAAAAATCGTGATGCGTATTTTCGATCCCGATGTCGTCGTCAAGGAATTTTCGCAGCTCGGTTTCAGTCCGACCGAAGCCGAAGCTTGGCGCGTGATGGTCGAGCGTCCGCACGGTATCGTGCTCGTGACCGGCCCGACCGGTTCGGGCAAAACCACGACGTTGTATTCAACGCTGAAATATCTCGCCACGCCGGACATCAACGTCTGCACGGTCGAGGATCCGATCGAAATGGTCGCGCCCGAATTCAACCAGATGCAGGTGCAGATGGCGATCGATCTGGACTTCGCCGCCGGCGTGCGCACGCTGCTGCGACAAGATCCCGACATCATCATGGTCGGCGAAATCCGCGATCTCGAAACCGCACAAATGGCGGTGCAGGCATCGCTGACCGGTCACCTGGTTTTATCCACGCTGCATACCAACGATGCGCCGTCGGCGATCACGCGTTTGCTCGATCTCGGCGTGCCGTATTACCTGCTGCAATCCACGCTCACCGGCATTGTCGCGCAGCGTTTGGTGCGTACCTTGTGCCCGCATTGCAAAGTCGAAACCAAGCTTGATGCGCAGGACTGGCAAGGCCTGGTCGGACGTTGGAATCTGCCGTTGCCAGCGCGCGGATTCATGCACAAAGGTTGCCTGGAATGTCGTCGCACCGGTTTTCTCGGGCGTACCGGAATCTATGAAATGTTGTCGATCACACCACCGTTGCGGCAGCAGATTCAGGCCGCGACCGATCTCAGCAAGCTCGGCGAAATCGCGCTCGCGCAAGGCATGCGACCGCTGCGTGTGAGTGCCGCAGCGCAAGTCGCGCGTGGTGTAACCACGATCGCGGAAGTGGCTGGCGTACTGCCGCCGATCGATTGAGAAAAACCGAAAAAGACAGGATTCATCGATGCTGTGTTTCTTATCATCGGGGCTTAAGAGCCTGTTCAAAGTCTCAATCTATGAGACCGGCGTGCTGATACTGGCGGAATGAGATCAACCTATCCGAGTGACATCAGTCGCGCCCAGTTTGAGCAAATTCATCCTTTGCTGGAAAGCGCACGCAAGAAGACCAGCCCGCGTCGGGTGGATCTGTACGAGGTATTTTGCGCGGTCCGCTACCTCCTCAAAAGCGGCTGCCAGTGGCGCATGCTGCCCACGGAGTTTCCGAAATGGCGAACGGTGCATTCGTACTTTTCGATCTGGAGCGAGCCTGACGAGAACGGCATCAGCCTGCTGGAGCGGGCGTTAAAAAAATCAGGTGGGCGCGGTGCGTATCAAGCAGGGGCGCAACGCCATGACGAGCTTCTTGATCGTTGATGCACAAAGCGTAAAGAACACCGACACGGCGACGCATAAGGGCTACGATGCCGGCAAGAAGGTCTCGGGGATCAAGCGGCATATTGCCGTGGATACGCAGGGACTGCCTCACGCTATTGCGGTGACTACAGCGGAAGTCACCGATCGCAAGGGCGCCTTGCAGGCGATAGATCGATGTCAGGCAAACCTACATCGGGTACAAAGTGTCCTAGCGGATGGCGGCTACGTCGGCCAGCCCTTTGCCGAAGCGGTCCAAGGCGCCATCGGTGCCACCGTGCAGATCGCCCAACGCAATGAATTGCATACCTTCGCCGTTATCCCGAAGCGGTGGGTGGTCGAGCGCTCCTTCGCCTGGTTGGAGAAATGCCGACGACTCTGGAAGAACTGCGAGCGCAAGCTCAATACCAGCCTCCAGTTCATTCACCTTGCCTTCCTCACGCTACTGCTCAAAAGACTTTGAACAGGTTCTAAGCAAATACGCAATCGTCATAAGTCGGTGACGAGTGATGCGGCAGGATGTGGGATGTGATTCAGAAAACGTTTGCTAGGATTTGCGAATGAACCTTGATGACAACCTGACCTCCGTGCCGAACAGCGTTTTTGATCGCATCGAGCATTCTCGACTGCCGGTTTCGCTAGTGCGCGATTCATTGCCGGTGCTGATCATTCAAACCGGCACGGCGTTGCCGCATTTGCGCGCACGCCATCGCGATTTCCCGCACTGGTTTCGTACTGGCCTTAAACTGCATGCACGGCACGTTACCGTGACGCATGTCGAGCGCGGTGAAAAGTTGCCGGATGCGCGCCGTTTTGGTGCGGCGATCATCACCGGCTCCGGCGCGATGGTGACCGATCGTCACGACTGGAGCGAGCGCACCGCCGAATGGTTGCGCGGCGCGATGCAGCAGCAGCTGCCATTGTTCGGTGTGTGCTACGGTCATCAGCTTATGGCGCACGCGCTGGGCGGCGAGGTGGGATATAACCCGCGTGGCCGCGAGATGGGAACAATCGATATCGACGCACATGATGCCGCGCGCAGCGACGATCTATTCAGCCCGCTCGGATCGCGCTTCCGCGCTCACGCGACACATCTGCAAAGCGTATTGAAACCGCCGCGCGATGCCGTCGTGCTGGCACGCTCGGCACTCGAAGATTGCCATGCATTGCGCTATTCGCGACGCGCTTGGAGTGTGCAATTCCATCCCGAATTCAGCACACATGCGATGCGCGGTTACATCCACAAACGCACGCCCGAACTGAAACAGGAAGGCTTCGATGCCGACGCGTTATTGGGTTCGGTAAAACCTTGCCCCGATGCACGCCGTTTGCTGCGGCGTTTCCTGCGCCTGGCGCGCAATTGAGCACAACACGCAGATCGCGCGTTATTCGGAGATTGTCGGTTTTCGATGCGAATGGTGTCGCAGCCGATGGCTGCGATAACCGTGTTTCTGAGATTTGTGCCGCGCAAAAAGATCGCGTTTATTTGCGCGCCTTGATGCCCATGCTCTTGCGCGCCGCCGCGAGCGGATCGCCCACTTTCGCCGACGCCAGATAATTGCTGATTGCCTCGTTGGTAACGTCGTACAACGGACGCCCCATCACCGCCGCAGCGGCCTTGAGACTGTCACGCACACGCTTTGATACCCGCAGACTGGCATCCCGGGTATCGTCGACTTCTGCTGCTGTTTTTTTCATGCGATCGCCTCCTATGGCTGATTTTCTTCCCCCTGAGTACACATTTATACATCGGAACCGGCTTGTGCGAAACCCCGCGATTGGTCGTGCCGGTTCAATCTTGCCGGAGTGCTGGCGCGCGTGAGCCATGCAATTTATGCTTGCCGATGAAACTATCCTGCGGACAATCCGCGCTGTGAAAGGACGATCGAAATGAGTTTTCGCCAAGTCGATGTGAACAATAGTGTGGGGTGGCTGAGTAAAGGCTGGGAGATTTTCAGCAAGAATCCGGGCGTGTGGATTCTCATGGCGCTGGTCAGCTTCGTGATCTTTGTACTGCTGTTTTTCATTCCGTTGCTCGGCCAGCTTGCCGCAGCGATTCTCGGCACCTTGCTGTATGCCGGAATGATCCATGCCGCGAGCGAACAGGACGCGGGGCGCAGCATCGACCTGAATCATCTGTTCCGTGCTTTTCAGGATTCGAGCAAGTTGTCGCCGCTCGTCATCCTGAGTTTGATCGCGGTGGCCGGCGCGGTGTTGAGCCTGGTGCTCGGCTTTTTGTTTCTCGGCGGCGCGCTCGGCGCAGCGGCGATAGGCGGTGCGACAAACTCGGGCGGCCTAGCCGTGGGTGCGCTGCTTGGCGGCGGTTTGTTGTGGGTTCTACTCAGCATGGTGATCAAGCTGGCGGTGTCCGCGCTGATGTTTTTTGCGGTGCCGCGCATCATGCTCGAAGGCGGTGATCCGATCGTAGCTGCGAAAGACAGCCTGAATGCGGTGCTCGCGAATATCGGCCCGATGTTGATATTCGGCCTGATCGTGATCGTGCTGAGCATCGTTGCGGCGATACCGTTGTTTCTCGGCTGGCTGGTGTTGATGCCAGTGTTGGCTTGCGCAAATTATGCGGCTTATCAGAACGTCTACGGCAGTGTCATGAGCTTGCCGCCGACGGAACCGACGCCGCCAACACCGCCTAGCGAACCGCCAGCCGTCTGATCAATCGGCAACCCGGCTGGAATTTTCTGCGCGGCGCGCGAGCAGGCGCGCCGCGATGATGCCGACCTCGTACAGCAGGCACATCGGCACGGCCAGCATCAGCATCGACAAGGCATCCGGTGGCGTGAGCAACGCGGCGACCACGACACAACCGACGATCACATACGGCCGGCTGGTACTCAATTGCTCGGTGGTGACCCAGCCGAGCAGGACGATGATCAAGGTCGCCACCGGCACTTCGAAACACATGCCGAACGCGAGGAACATCACTAGCACGAAGTCGAGATAATGGCCGATGTCGGTCATCATCGCGACGCCTTCGGGCGTGACGCTGGCGAGAAAACCAAACACCATCGGCAACACCAGAAAGTACGCGAACGCGCAGCCGCCGTAGAACAGCGCGACGCTCGAAACCAGAATCGGCATCGCCAGGCGCTTTTCGTGTTTGTACAAACCCGGCGAAACAAACGCCCAGGCCTGATACAAAAGCACTGGCATCGCAGCGAACACGGCGACAAAAAAGGCGAGTTTGACCGGCGTGAAAAACGGCGAGGCGACATCGATCGCGATCATCTGCCCGCCCGCCGGCAAACGCGACAAAAGTGGCTTCGCCAGCCAGGAATAAATCTTGTTGGCGAATGGCATCAGCGCCGCAAATATCAGCAAGATCGTCGCCACTGCCTTGAGCAGACGTTCGCGCAGTTCGATCAGGTGCGATAAGAACGTGGGCTCGCTCTCGCCCTCAGGTTCAGGCGTGCTCATCGTGACGTGGCGGACTTGTGGTCGAGTTCGGCAACACCTCGTTCGCGCCGTGATCCGGTATTGCGGTTTCGCTTACCGCTGGCGCCGGATTGGGGTGGATCGAACCATGAATATCCTGCATCGTGCCATTGATCGCATCGTTCATGGCGGGGCGTGGATCAATCGACTGCACGGTTTCTTTCAGGTTGCGTTTGAGTTCTTCGGCGGCAAATTCACGCTCGATATCGTTGCGCACGTTCTGCCAGCTCTGCCGCGCCTTGCGCAACAACGCACCGGTCGTGCGCGCGACTTTCGGCATGCGTTCGGGGCCGAGCACGAGTAGCGACACCACCGCGATGATGCCGATTTCGCCCATGCTGAAATCAAACATGCGACTGACCTTACGGCACGTTGTCGCGTTTGACGTCGCTGGTCGCGGGCTTTGCGACCGGCTCCGGATCGGCCTTCAGCTGCGACGGCGGATGGCTGTCGTCGTCCTGCAAACCCTTACGGAAACTCTTGATCGCCGATGCTACGTCGCCGCCAATATTGCCGAGCTTCTTGGTGCCGAACACCAGCACCACGACCAGCGCCACGATAATCCAATGCCAACCACTAAAACCGCCCATAAATCCTCACTTTTCTGCGTCGACCGTGTGGCGGCAACTGCCGCCGTTCGATACTTTCAACGCACACATCAGCGTCGGGATGACGCATCAGCGTGCAGTGTACTCCTCCAGGCGATCGCGGAAGTCAACGACCGCACCGGGAACATTGGTGACACCGCCTTCGAAGATGCGGCGCGGTGTGACGCCCTG
The sequence above is drawn from the Pseudolysobacter antarcticus genome and encodes:
- the tatB gene encoding Sec-independent protein translocase protein TatB, whose amino-acid sequence is MFDFSMGEIGIIAVVSLLVLGPERMPKVARTTGALLRKARQSWQNVRNDIEREFAAEELKRNLKETVQSIDPRPAMNDAINGTMQDIHGSIHPNPAPAVSETAIPDHGANEVLPNSTTSPPRHDEHA
- a CDS encoding GspE/PulE family protein, whose product is MATLPQATVLSAADTLAPGIGLHRRLELEPVLATLIVDGLIVAEDAKRVRADVRTQRGRLELHPLVLIANLKLANARQPGKPLSLETLTQWLAEKAGLPYLKIDPMKIDAAVVTQVVSQAYANRYRILPVAVTELQVVFATAEPFDMRWLSDLGHILRRDVQRVVASPIDINRYLTEFYGVQRSIQRARDAKSNSDVPDGRGILNFEQLVELGKSGEVGADDRHVVHIVDWLLQYAFEQRASDIHLEPRRDTSQIRFRIDGVMHKVFELPTPVMVAVTSRIKILGRMDVAEKRRPQDGRIKTRSVGGREVELRLSSMPTAFGEKIVMRIFDPDVVVKEFSQLGFSPTEAEAWRVMVERPHGIVLVTGPTGSGKTTTLYSTLKYLATPDINVCTVEDPIEMVAPEFNQMQVQMAIDLDFAAGVRTLLRQDPDIIMVGEIRDLETAQMAVQASLTGHLVLSTLHTNDAPSAITRLLDLGVPYYLLQSTLTGIVAQRLVRTLCPHCKVETKLDAQDWQGLVGRWNLPLPARGFMHKGCLECRRTGFLGRTGIYEMLSITPPLRQQIQAATDLSKLGEIALAQGMRPLRVSAAAQVARGVTTIAEVAGVLPPID
- a CDS encoding BPSS1780 family membrane protein encodes the protein MSFRQVDVNNSVGWLSKGWEIFSKNPGVWILMALVSFVIFVLLFFIPLLGQLAAAILGTLLYAGMIHAASEQDAGRSIDLNHLFRAFQDSSKLSPLVILSLIAVAGAVLSLVLGFLFLGGALGAAAIGGATNSGGLAVGALLGGGLLWVLLSMVIKLAVSALMFFAVPRIMLEGGDPIVAAKDSLNAVLANIGPMLIFGLIVIVLSIVAAIPLFLGWLVLMPVLACANYAAYQNVYGSVMSLPPTEPTPPTPPSEPPAV
- the tatC gene encoding twin-arginine translocase subunit TatC, yielding MSTPEPEGESEPTFLSHLIELRERLLKAVATILLIFAALMPFANKIYSWLAKPLLSRLPAGGQMIAIDVASPFFTPVKLAFFVAVFAAMPVLLYQAWAFVSPGLYKHEKRLAMPILVSSVALFYGGCAFAYFLVLPMVFGFLASVTPEGVAMMTDIGHYLDFVLVMFLAFGMCFEVPVATLIIVLLGWVTTEQLSTSRPYVIVGCVVVAALLTPPDALSMLMLAVPMCLLYEVGIIAARLLARRAENSSRVAD
- a CDS encoding IS5 family transposase (programmed frameshift) — translated: MRSTYPSDISRAQFEQIHPLLESARKKTSPRRVDLYEVFCAVRYLLKSGCQWRMLPTEFPKWRTVHSYFSIWSEPDENGISLLERALKKNQVGAVRIKQGRNAMTSFLIVDAQSVKNTDTATHKGYDAGKKVSGIKRHIAVDTQGLPHAIAVTTAEVTDRKGALQAIDRCQANLHRVQSVLADGGYVGQPFAEAVQGAIGATVQIAQRNELHTFAVIPKRWVVERSFAWLEKCRRLWKNCERKLNTSLQFIHLAFLTLLLKRL
- the glyS gene encoding glycine--tRNA ligase subunit beta, with translation MSELKSLLIEIGTEELPPKALDDLAAAFVAGIVDGLTKRGISADTSNAKLFATPRRLAVLVPHVATEQPEQTSERRGPAMNAALDASGQPSKALIGFAQSCSVTVEQLQKLETDKGAWFVHRAVKPGQPTAALMQEIVIEALKALPIPKAMRWGDHDFSFVRPVHWLVILHGEQVIDAEIFGIKSDRFSRGHRFMAPEKFDVVSADLYQTKLLEKKVIANPIDRRNKVASVVEQTINALGLAFVEPVALTAEVSNLVEWPVAIHGTFDQAFLDVPSEALIATMQNNQKFFPVFDANNKLTEHFIGVANIESKDPAEIRKGYERVIRPRFADAKFFYDEDRKQPLEAQLEALKSVTYQQSLGSVWDKSMRVAELARVIANRVGVDAALATRAAALSKCDLMTRMVGEFPELQGVMGRYYASQGAKPEHADVAQALDEFYAPRFAGDNIAQGKLAQVIAVAERVDTLAGIFAVGQKPSGNKDPFALRRAALGLARTLIEAKLDLDLRGLLSEAFALLPEAALQAGLPRGKDGKTAILDAGARRTELAAEILDFILDRLRGYYADQGISGDVFEAVRAVEPATLSDFDQRMHAVVEFAKLPEAQALAAANKRIGNILRQADASEIGVIDSAQLEAGAEADLHTAVTAASSAIKPLLATRSYVDVLKHLADLRAPVDAFFEGVMVMVHDAAKRRNRLSLLAQLRRMFLEVADISLLHNVA
- the glyQ gene encoding glycine--tRNA ligase subunit alpha; protein product: MSGLTFQDVIQTLNRYWGEQGCVLIQPFDTEVGAGTFHPATFLRALGPEPWRAAYVQPCRRPTDGRYGENPNRLQHYYQYQVALKPNPDNILELYIDSLKALGIDPLVHDLRFVEDNWESPTLGAWGLGWEVWLNGMEVTQFTYFQQAGGLECKPVLGEITYGLERLVMYLQNVDSIYDIVWTTAPHGPVTYGDVFHQNEVEQSTYNFEHANVAALFGWFDTCESEAKKLVEAGLPLPAYEQVCKASHAFNLLDARRAISVTERQRYILRVRTLSRAVAEAYYAQREKLGFPGLKKPAANGKEQAHV
- the tatA gene encoding twin-arginine translocase TatA/TatE family subunit, which produces MGGFSGWHWIIVALVVVLVFGTKKLGNIGGDVASAIKSFRKGLQDDDSHPPSQLKADPEPVAKPATSDVKRDNVP
- a CDS encoding glutamine amidotransferase, which translates into the protein MNLDDNLTSVPNSVFDRIEHSRLPVSLVRDSLPVLIIQTGTALPHLRARHRDFPHWFRTGLKLHARHVTVTHVERGEKLPDARRFGAAIITGSGAMVTDRHDWSERTAEWLRGAMQQQLPLFGVCYGHQLMAHALGGEVGYNPRGREMGTIDIDAHDAARSDDLFSPLGSRFRAHATHLQSVLKPPRDAVVLARSALEDCHALRYSRRAWSVQFHPEFSTHAMRGYIHKRTPELKQEGFDADALLGSVKPCPDARRLLRRFLRLARN
- a CDS encoding SDR family oxidoreductase, with product MNLTANTILITGGATGIGFALARQLSERGNRVIICGRNAEALQNAQAEVPALVTRVCDVADTESRRAMVEWLNTAHPTLNMLINNAGVQYRRIFEEAVALDELEKEVVINFTAPIRLIGEMLPLLKRQPQSTVINVSSGLAFVPMADIPVYCATKAAMHSFTLSLRHQLKRTGVRVVEMVPPIVDTGLGSGTRSKGTASRPAMSPETFAAEALVQLENDHDEILVGMSVNTRTQGEALFERMNSA